One Clarias gariepinus isolate MV-2021 ecotype Netherlands chromosome 5, CGAR_prim_01v2, whole genome shotgun sequence genomic region harbors:
- the LOC128524405 gene encoding uncharacterized protein LOC128524405: protein MANSAPLFVLSEMSSEYFTSLNVPASFFSILMNIFFIYCMAFQQREQEQLKQPLNVLQGILVGCNTTINAFTLLKVCINCFPRYSDVWSYVISQCMVYTMMTSVTSSFWQNVFYYCQIIPLQFKFMWLKKNIQVLIYFTLLTSGIVYLFGLSLITAFTVIVSNNASANDTVMGVPHNSSLLWIIVTWYLVFSLTLAMLVLNLCGMSTSSCATVIYLWKHVKNMEESNTLSSPRFQKQIRMTIRSVAIQALLYLICSLGVIVDLGIYMYGTLNYDQNQNILSTIVSFYAFGTSITLGFAQSLFRKQLANAWKRIFPIF, encoded by the coding sequence ATGGCGAACAGTGCACCCCTGTTTGTACTTTCTGAAATGAGCTCTGAATATTTCACTTCACTTAATGTACCTGCATCTTTTTTCAGCATCCTtatgaacatttttttcatCTACTGTATGGCCTTTCAGCAGCGTGAGCAAGAGCAACTGAAACAACCGCTTAATGTTTTACAAGGAATACTTGTTGGATGTAACACCACTATCAATGCCTTTACTCTTTTGAAGGTCTGTATCAATTGTTTTCCAAGATATTCTGATGTGTGGTCTTATGTTATTTCCCAGTGTATGGTTTACACTATGATGACTAGTGTAACGTCATCATTTTGGCagaatgtgttttattactgCCAAATTATTCCTTTACAATTCAAATTCATGTGGTTGAAAAAGAACATTCAGGTCCTTATTTACTTTACTTTGCTGACCAGTGGAATTGTCTATCTATTTGGATTGAGTTTAATCACTGCATTTACAGTTATTGTTAGCAATAACGCTAGTGCTAATGACACAGTCATGGGTGTTCCCCATAATTCTTCCTTGTTATGGATCATTGTTACGTGGTATTTAGTCTTTTCTTTGACATTAGCCATGTTGGTCTTGAATCTGTGTGGAATGTCAACATCAAGTTGTGCAACTGTGATTTACCTGTGGAAACATGTGAAGAACATGGAGGAGAGCAACACCCTCTCTTCACCCCGATTCCAGAAACAGATAAGGATGACCATCAGAAGTGTTGCAATACAAGCTCTACTTTACTTAATTTGCTCACTTGGGGTTATTGTAGATTTAGGTATATATATGTACGGAACATTAAATTACGACCAAAATCAAAATATCCTTTCAACTATAGTCTCATTTTATGCCTTTGGAACCAGCATTACTTTAGGTTTTGCACAGTCATTGTTTCGAAAGCAACTAGCTAATGCTTGGAAAAGAATTTtcccaatattttaa